The DNA region ACCGCCGCTAGCTTCGGAAAAATTTATCATAAGCGAAACACTCACCGCTTCCCCTCCGGTTGAAAACCCGTTTCTCGCCCCTCGCACCGTCCCGAAAATCCGCCTCACCCGCTGCAAGTTTTCACCCCGTAGTTCGTTTGTTCCTACGAGGACAGGACTTCACCTCATTTTGACCAAACTTCTTCAGTTTCCGCCGCGCCCCGGTCGATAAATTATCTATGGCAAACGCGCGCTCCAGACATCTGAAAAAGCCGCGCCCGGGCCGCAAACTCCGCACCGCCCGGCTCCTCATCGCCAAGTTCGCCGCCTGCCTCGCCCTCGTCGCCGCACCCGCGCCACGCGCCCCGCTTTCCCCCATCCCCGCGCCCATCGAAGCTCTCTCCGTCGCCGACGAAGCTTTCCTCGACGATCTCCAACTCCGCGCCCTCCGCTACTTCGAGGAACACTCCGACCCCGTCACCGGCCTCACCCGTGACCGCGCCCCAATCGATGGCTCCGGCAGCACCGCACCCGCCAGCATCGCCGCCACCGGCTTCGCCCTCACCACCTGGTGCATCGCCGCCGACCGCAACTGGCTCCCCCGCCACGAAGCCATCGCCCGCACCCGCCACGCCCTCCGCTTCATCCACGACCACGTCGACCACGAACGCGGCTGGCTCTACCACTTCGTCAACATCACCACCGGCAAACGCGCGTGGAACTGCGAAGCCTCCACCATCGACACCGCCCTCTTCCTCAAAGGCGCCCTCCTCGCCCGCGAATACCTCCGCGACCCCGAAGTCACCGACCTCGTCAACGCGCTCTACGCCCGCATCGACTGGCGCTGGGCCCTCAACAACGGCCCCACCCTCACCCACGGCTGGCGCCCCGAGACCGGCTTCATCCCCCATCGCTGGGACAGCTACAGCGAACTCCTCGGCCTCTACCTCCTCGGCATCGGCGCCCCCGCCCAAGCCCTCCCCGCCGATTCCTGGAACGCCTGGCACCGCGGCCCCGTCGTCACCTACGGCTCCCGCACCTTCATCAACTATCCGCCCCTCTTCGCCCACCAATACGCCCACGCATGGTTCGACTTCCGCGGCAAACGCGACCGCTACGCCGACTACTGGAAAAACTCCGTCGATGCCACCCTCGCCCAACGCGACTGGTGCGCCGACCTAGCCGGCAAATTCAACCACTGGTCCCGAACCCTCTGGGGCCTCACCGCCTCCGACAGCGCCCGCGGCTACATGGATTGGGGCGGCCCCACCGGCGGCTCCGAACGTCTCGACGGCACCCTCGTCCCCTGCGCCCCCGGCGGCTCCCTCCCCTTCGCCCCCCGCGAATGCCTCGACACCCTCCGCACCATGCGCGCCACCGGCGGCGACAAAGTCTGGGGCCGCTACGGATTCGCCGACGCCTTCAACCCCCACACTGGCTGGGTCTCCCCCGACGTCATCGCGATCGACGTCGGCATCACCCTTCTCATGGCCGAAAACCTCCGCAGCGAATTCGTCTGGCGCCACTTCATGCGCGCCCCCGAAGCCCGCCGCGCCCTCGCCCTCGCCGGCTTCCAAAACACCCACGACTTCCCCGCCTCCTCCCTCGCCCTCACCACCCGCAAATAATCCTACCCTTGGAGGGACGACCTCCGTGTCGTCCTTTCAGACCAACCACCCAAAAGTCGTCGGCCACATGTGATTGGTCACAACCCCGCCTGTGCCCTTCGTCATTAGTCATTCGGCCTTCAACCTTCAGATTTCTCCACGCGAATTCCCCTCAACCCTCGCCTCCACCGCGTCGATACACACCCCACCTTCCGCCCCGCCGCTGCCAGGCCCTCTCCCCCGCCCGGCCATCCAATCCCCGCTCGCGCCCTCCCGCATGAAACAAGTCCTCTACGTCGAAGACAGCGCCACCTCCCAGCTCCTCATGCGCAAATACCTCCAGTCCGCCTGCGAGCTCACCATCACCCCCTCTCCCCGCGCCGGCCTCGCCCTCGCCCAGGAACGCACCTT from Nibricoccus aquaticus includes:
- a CDS encoding glucoamylase family protein, producing MANARSRHLKKPRPGRKLRTARLLIAKFAACLALVAAPAPRAPLSPIPAPIEALSVADEAFLDDLQLRALRYFEEHSDPVTGLTRDRAPIDGSGSTAPASIAATGFALTTWCIAADRNWLPRHEAIARTRHALRFIHDHVDHERGWLYHFVNITTGKRAWNCEASTIDTALFLKGALLAREYLRDPEVTDLVNALYARIDWRWALNNGPTLTHGWRPETGFIPHRWDSYSELLGLYLLGIGAPAQALPADSWNAWHRGPVVTYGSRTFINYPPLFAHQYAHAWFDFRGKRDRYADYWKNSVDATLAQRDWCADLAGKFNHWSRTLWGLTASDSARGYMDWGGPTGGSERLDGTLVPCAPGGSLPFAPRECLDTLRTMRATGGDKVWGRYGFADAFNPHTGWVSPDVIAIDVGITLLMAENLRSEFVWRHFMRAPEARRALALAGFQNTHDFPASSLALTTRK